TTGCGGTATTACGACTACAGTCGCATTGGTGAAACATGGAAAGACCTCCGCGACCAAGTTAGCACTAGCAAACGAATTACAAATTCACGTTCAGTATATTCATAAATGGGTCGCTTTAGCCGATTTGGCTCGCATCCCCAGTGTTGGAACACAGTATTGCGGTTTATTACTCCATGCTGGTGTGATTTCTGTAACACAGTTAGCTGCTATTCCCGTTCACAAATTGCACAAACAAATCTTACGCCTTGTCGTTGCAACAATGCAAAGTCGCGATTTGTGTCCTTCTGTCGAGCAAGTTCAACAATGGAGTTATCAAGCAAAAGTGATTGGCGATTGGTAATTGGTGATTGGTCACTGGTCACTGGTCACTGGTCACTGATCCCTAACTAACACTCCATTGAGAAAAATCTCTGCTAGCCCTTCTGCCATTGCCTGCATTTCTGTTGGAGAAGCGTTAGGTTCCATAAGGGTATTGTTGGAAAAGCCCGCAACGGCAAACATACCTAAGAAAACTTTAGCAACGAGGTTGGCATCCATCTTCCGATAAACTCCTTTGTCCATCGCCGTTTGAAAGAATGCCTCTGCAACGTCTGTCATCTTTGTAATGACTTCTAACTGAATGCGATCGCGCAAATCTGGATGAAATTGTGCTTCCATGAAACAAACGCGCATGAGATCGGCATTCTTCTGCATATTCCACATCCTCCGGCGCATGACTTGAGCAACCGCTTTATAGCTACCCATTTCACTCAGTTCTGTCAGCAAGTCTGTCAGAATCTCCACCCATCCTTGAGTCGCTACCTCAACTAAAATCGCCTTTTTATTGGGAAAATGACGGAACAGAGTCCCTTCTGCAACACTAGCGGCTTGTGCTAAGTCGCGGGTGGTCGTACCATCAAATCCTTGAGCGGCAAACAAACGCCTAGCCGCATTGAGAATGCGATCGCGTGTTTGTGCTTCTGAGGGTGGGGGAGAATTAAAAACTCGCATAATAGTTATAGTGATATATCCGGAACAGGATTTGTAGCATTATTGTCTAACGTTAAGTAGAACAACTGGGGAAAGCTTAATACAAGATTAAGAAGACTGTTGGCAAAGCCACTTATTTTTGTTGTAATAGATCTTTAATTTTATTGTTGCTTATGAACAGGCTGAGTTGCTTATACCAAAGGAAAGTAAAAAGATATTTTGCTACATTGATGGCGGTAGTGCTTCTTTGGTGGGGTTTGCTACCTGGAGTTGCTGTCGCAAGAACACAAGCCCCAAAAACTGCTCAAACTTCGATTCAACCATATTTAAATCGTGTTATTAAGCAGTTAACAGAGTTCCGCCTTGACAATGGCATGAAGTTCATTGTTTTAGAACGGCATCAAGCTCCTGTTGTTTCTTTTTTAACTTATGCTGATGTAGGTGGCATAGACGAACCTAACGGAAAAACAGGTGTAGCGCACTTTCTAGAACATTTAGCATTTAAAGGCACAACTCTTATTGGTACTAAAAATTACAATTTAGAAAAACCATTACTAGATAGCCTGGATCAAATAGCAGCACAAATCAAAACAGCACAGGCTGCTGGCAAACAGGATGAAGTTGCTAGATTACAAGCTGAATTTGAGAAGGTAGAGGCACAAGCGGTCAAAGTTGTCAAGCAAAACGAACTGGGGCGAATTGTAGAACAAGCAGGAGGTGTAGGCTTAAACGCCAATACATCTACAGAAGCAACCCGTTATTTTTACAGCTTTCCTGCTAATAAATTAGAACTGTGGATGTCGCTGGAATCAGAAAGATTTCTCGACCCCGTTCTTCGTCGCGAGTTTTTTAAAGAAAAAGATGTGATTTTAGAAGAACGACGGATGCGGGTGGAAAATTCACCCATTGGAATGATGATTGAAAAGTTTATCGATGCTGCTTTCAAAGTTCATCCCTACAGGCGTCCAGTCATTGGTTATGACGAAGATATCCGCAATTTATCAACAGATGACGTGCAGAAGTTTTTTGAGACATATTATGTTCCGAGTAATTTGACAATTGCGGTTGTTGGTGATGTCAATCCGATTGAAGTCAAAAGGCTAGCACAAATTTACTTTGGACGCTTCAAAGCAAAACCAAAATTTATTAGCAAAATCCCAACAGAACCAAAGCAAACAGAAACACGAGAGGTAAGTTTAAACCTACCTTCACAACCTTGGTATTTGGAAGGTTACCACCGTCCGGCAATTACACATCCCGACCAAGCAGTCTATGACATTATCAACAGTTTGCTAAGTGATGGGCGTACCTCACGGCTGTACAAGTCTTTGGTAGAAAAACAACGATTGGCACTAGCAGCACAGGGGTTTAGCGGATTTCCGGGAGATAAATATCCTAATTTGATGTTATTCTATGCTCTCACGGCTCCCGGTCACAGCGTTGATGAAGTGGCTGTGGCTTTGCGAAAGGAAATTGATAGGTTGAAAACTGAACTTGTTTCAGCAACTGAGTTGGATCGCGTGAAAACACAAGCTAGGGCAGGTTTGTTGCGTACATTGGACTCTAATATGGGAATGGCGCAGCAGTTGTTGGAGTATGAAGTGAAAACTGGTTCTTGGCGAAATTTGTTTAAGCAATTAGATGCAATTGAAGCTGTAACAACTGCTGATGTTCAGCGAGTGGCAAAAGCAACATTTTCACCAGACAATCGTACTATCGGCAAGCTGTTGTCGAAACAAAGGTAAGAGGAATGGAACACACCAGATGCTGGGGACGCTGAAGAAGGAGTAGATAAATAATGAAGAGGTACGTGCATACAAGATATAAGGTGAAAAGGTTGTTAAACTCGCTGGTGGTTTGTTTTGCCCTTGTTCCGTTGCTGTGTTTGGGAATGCTGAATCTTACAGAAGCGGCGACGCCAGCAAAGCACTATACGGAATTACGATTTTCGCGAATCCCTGAGGTAAAATTACCGAAATACGAACGGTATGTGTTGAATAACGGCATGGTCGTGTATTTGATGGAAAATCACGAATTGCCGTTGGTGAGTGGATCGGCATTGGTACGTACAGGCGATCGCTTTGAACCAGGAGATAAAGTTGGTTTGGCTCAGTTGACAGGTACGGTTATGAGGTCTGGTGGAACTCTGAAGCATTCTCCAGATGAGCTTAACCAATTGTTAGAACAACGGGCGGCTTCAGTAGAAACTGGTATTGGCGAATCGTCTGGGAGTGCTGGTTTTGAAGCGCTGACTGAGGATGTAGAAACGGTTTTTGGGCTGTTTGCAGAAGTGCTGCGGGAACCAGCCTTTATTCAGGACAAATTGGAATTGGCAAAAACTCAAGTACGGGGTGCTATTTCCCGTCGCAACGACGATCCGGATGACATTGCCAATCGGGAATTTCAGAAATTGATCTACGGTTCGGAAAGTCCTTATGCTCGCACGGTGGAGTATGCGACTTTAAACAATATCTCTCGTGAGGATTTGGTTAAGTTTTACCAGAAGTCTTTTTACCCTAATAATATTATTTTGGGAATTGTGGGGGATTTTAACTCTCAAAAAATGCGATCACTCATTCAAGCAAAGTTGGGTGATTGGAAATCTAACCCCAAAATGACTAAACCTCAGTTACCTCTGGTATCGCAAGCGAAAAAAAGTGGCGTCTTTTTTGTCAACCAGCGCCAATTGACTCAGAGTAATATTTTGATTGGGCATTTGGGAGGAGTCTTTAACAATCCCGATTATCCAGCATTGGATGTATTGAACGGGGTATTAACTGGATTTGGCGGACGCTTGTTTAATGAAGTGCGTTCCCGTCAAGGTTTGGCTTATTCCGTGTATGGTTCCTGGAGTC
This genomic interval from Scytonema hofmannii PCC 7110 contains the following:
- a CDS encoding DUF4332 domain-containing protein; amino-acid sequence: MSLKQKTRVGSILACDWPIAQLPGLSQEEQSQLENCGITTTVALVKHGKTSATKLALANELQIHVQYIHKWVALADLARIPSVGTQYCGLLLHAGVISVTQLAAIPVHKLHKQILRLVVATMQSRDLCPSVEQVQQWSYQAKVIGDW
- a CDS encoding TetR/AcrR family transcriptional regulator — translated: MRVFNSPPPSEAQTRDRILNAARRLFAAQGFDGTTTRDLAQAASVAEGTLFRHFPNKKAILVEVATQGWVEILTDLLTELSEMGSYKAVAQVMRRRMWNMQKNADLMRVCFMEAQFHPDLRDRIQLEVITKMTDVAEAFFQTAMDKGVYRKMDANLVAKVFLGMFAVAGFSNNTLMEPNASPTEMQAMAEGLAEIFLNGVLVRDQ
- a CDS encoding insulinase family protein produces the protein MAVVLLWWGLLPGVAVARTQAPKTAQTSIQPYLNRVIKQLTEFRLDNGMKFIVLERHQAPVVSFLTYADVGGIDEPNGKTGVAHFLEHLAFKGTTLIGTKNYNLEKPLLDSLDQIAAQIKTAQAAGKQDEVARLQAEFEKVEAQAVKVVKQNELGRIVEQAGGVGLNANTSTEATRYFYSFPANKLELWMSLESERFLDPVLRREFFKEKDVILEERRMRVENSPIGMMIEKFIDAAFKVHPYRRPVIGYDEDIRNLSTDDVQKFFETYYVPSNLTIAVVGDVNPIEVKRLAQIYFGRFKAKPKFISKIPTEPKQTETREVSLNLPSQPWYLEGYHRPAITHPDQAVYDIINSLLSDGRTSRLYKSLVEKQRLALAAQGFSGFPGDKYPNLMLFYALTAPGHSVDEVAVALRKEIDRLKTELVSATELDRVKTQARAGLLRTLDSNMGMAQQLLEYEVKTGSWRNLFKQLDAIEAVTTADVQRVAKATFSPDNRTIGKLLSKQR
- a CDS encoding M16 family metallopeptidase, which translates into the protein MKRYVHTRYKVKRLLNSLVVCFALVPLLCLGMLNLTEAATPAKHYTELRFSRIPEVKLPKYERYVLNNGMVVYLMENHELPLVSGSALVRTGDRFEPGDKVGLAQLTGTVMRSGGTLKHSPDELNQLLEQRAASVETGIGESSGSAGFEALTEDVETVFGLFAEVLREPAFIQDKLELAKTQVRGAISRRNDDPDDIANREFQKLIYGSESPYARTVEYATLNNISREDLVKFYQKSFYPNNIILGIVGDFNSQKMRSLIQAKLGDWKSNPKMTKPQLPLVSQAKKSGVFFVNQRQLTQSNILIGHLGGVFNNPDYPALDVLNGVLTGFGGRLFNEVRSRQGLAYSVYGSWSPRYDYPGLFLAGGQTRSNATVQFVKAVQAEIKRLQAEPVTPQELAFAKESTLNSFVFNFEDPSQTLSRLMRYEYYGYPSDFLFRYQKAVAATTAADVLRVAKKYLKPENLVTLVVGNQTAIKPPLTQLSAEVTPIDVTIPGSPRPQAAVKQ